A window of Halichoerus grypus chromosome 12, mHalGry1.hap1.1, whole genome shotgun sequence contains these coding sequences:
- the URGCP gene encoding up-regulator of cell proliferation isoform X4, which translates to MASPGHSELGEVAPEIKASERRTAVAIADLEWRDMDPDDYGTNEAQDSDFPAVERSRLQEMLSLLGLETYQAQKLSLQDSVQISSDSMKSWAPQAPKDLPWNFLRKLQALNAEARNTTMVLDAPPDARPAEKESQMEEEIIYWDAADDISADIYSFSELPTPDTPVNPLDLLCALLLSSDSFLQQEIVQKMSLCQFALPLVLPDSENHHHTFLLWALRGVMRTWWAQPPRGVGSLREDSAVLSRAPAFAFVRMEVSSNSKSQLLNAVLSPGHRPRDCFWHRDLNVGTNPREIADGLVEASWFLPSGREDLDIFPEPVAFLNLRGDIGSHWLQFKLLTEVSSAVFILTDNISKKEYKLLYSMKGSATKYYFILSPYRGKRNTNLRFLNRLIPVLKMDHSHVLVKVSSTDSAGFVRRVRSIVAHVARSPCRRLSLEEMAHVARKLGLRVDEDCEECQQAKDRMERITRKIKDSDAYRRDELRLQGDPWRKVAQVEKELCQAQWAGDPLDKGRAELRHRLLELRAQQNGHEPAGGVQEFITGISGPSLGEKQYFLRWMEWGLARVVQPRPRQPPETALTLRPKHCGVVDFSELLRPEPLGVEHFLREMGQFYEAESCLVEAGKLPAGQRRFAHFPGLALELLLKGLPLELIDGSTLSTPLRWVTGLLKELHVRLERRSRLVVLSALGVPGTGKSTLLNTMFGLRFATGRGCGPRGAFMQLVTVAESFSQDLGCDHILVIDSGGLIGGALASAGERFELEASLATLLMGLSNVTVVSLAETRDIPPAILHAFLRLEKTGHMPNYQFVYQNVHDACAPGPRPRERRLLLDPPGDVSRAVAQMEKQGGGIRTLADLAFCDPEKQHIWYIPGLWHGVPPMAAVSLGYSEAIFELKRCLLENIRNGLSNQNKNIQQLIELVRRL; encoded by the exons ACATTCAGAGTTGGGAGAAGTGGCCccagaaataaaagcatctgAGAGACGAACAGCGGTGGCCATTGCAG ATTTGGAATGGAGAGACATGGACCCAGATGACT ATGGTACAAATGAGGCCCAGGACAGTGACTTCCCAGCAG TGGAGAGGAGCAGGCTGCAGGAAATGCTGTCTCTCTTGGGGCTGGAGACCTACCAGGCCCAGAAGCTCAGCCTCCAGGACTCCGTGCAGATCAGCAGTGACAGCATGAAGAGCTGGGCCCCACAAGCTCCCAAGGATTTGCCCTGGAATTTCCTCAGGAAGCTGCAGGCCCTCAACGCTGAAGCCAGGAACACCACCATGGTGCTGGACGCGCCCCCGGACGCCAGGCCCGCGGAGAAGGAGAGCCAGATGGAAGAGGAGATCATCTACTGGGACGCGGCCGACGACATCTCCGCGGACATCTATTCCTTCTCTGAGCTGCCAACGCCCGACACGCCCGTGAACCCCTTGGACCTCCTCTGTGCCCTTCTGCTGTCCTCGGACAGTTTCCTACAACAAGAAATCGTGCAGAAAATGTCCCTCTGCCAGTTTGCACTCCCCCTCGTCCTGCCCGACTCGGAGAACCACCACCACACGTTTCTGCTATGGGCCCTGAGGGGCGTCATGCGGACGTGGTGGGCGCAGCCCCCACGGGGGGTGGGCAGCCTCCGAGAAGACAGCGCGGTGCTGTCACGGGCGCCCGCCTTCGCCTTCGTGCGCATGGAGGTCAGCAGCAACTCCAAGTCCCAGCTCCTCAACGCCGTGCTCAGCCCAGGCCACAGGCCGCGGGACTGCTTCTGGCACCGCGATCTGAACGTGGGCACCAACCCTCGGGAGATCGCAGACGGGCTGGTGGAAGCCTCCTGGTTTCTTCCCAGCGGCAGGGAGGACCTGGACATTTTCCCCGAGCCCGTGGCCTTTCTGAACCTGAGAGGTGACATCGGGTCTCACTGGCTGCAGTTTAAGCTGTTGACCGAAGTGTCGTCCGCCGTGTTCATCTTGACTGACAACATCAGCAAGAAGGAGTACAAGCTGTTGTACTCCATGAAGGGGTCGGCCACGAAATACTACTTCATCCTGAGCCCGTACCGCGGGAAGCGGAACACGAACCTGCGGTTCCTCAACAGGCTCATCCCGGTGCTGAAGATGGACCACTCGCACGTCCTGGTGAAGGTCAGCAGCACTGACAGCGCGGGCTTCGTGCGCAGGGTCCGCTCCATCGTGGCTCACGTGGCCCGGTCCCCCTGCAGGAGGCTGTCTCTGGAGGAAATGGCCCACGTGGCGCGTAAGCTGGGGCTGCGGGTGGACGAGGACTGCGAGGAGTGTCAGCAGGCCAAGGACCGGATGGAGCGCATCACCAGGAAAATCAAAGACTCGGATGCCTACCGCAGGGACGAGCTGAGGCTGCAGGGGGACCCGTGGAGGAAGGTGGCCCAGGTGGAGAAGGAGCTGTGCCAGGCCCAGTGGGCCGGGGACCCTCTGGACAAGGGCAGGGCCGAGCTGAGGCACAGGCTGCTGGAACTGCGGGCACAGCAGAACGGCCACGAGCCCGCCGGGGGGGTGCAGGAGTTCATCACGGGCATCAGCGGCCCCTCCCTGGGCGAGAAGCAGTACTTCCTGAGGTGGATGGAGTGGGGGCTGGCCCGGGTGGTGCAGCCGAGGCCGAGACAGCCTCCGGAGACCGCTCTCACGCTGAGACCGAAACACTGTGGGGTCGTGGACTTCAGCGAGCTGCTCCGGCCAGAGCCCCTGGGGGTGGAGCACTTCCTGCGGGAGATGGGACAGTTTTATGAGGCAGAGAGCTGCCTCGTGGAGGCAGGGAAGCTGCCGGCCGGCCAGAGGCGCTTTGCCCACTTCCCAGGCTTGGCCTTGGAGCTGCTGCTGAAGGGGCTTCCCTTGGAGCTGATTGACGGGAGCACGCTGAGCACCCCCCTGCGCTGGGTCACGGGGCTCCTCAAGGAGCTGCACGTGCGCCTGGAGCGGAGGTCGAGGCTGGTGGTCCTGTCGGCGCTGGGCGTGCCGGGCACGGGCAAGTCCACGCTTCTCAACACCATGTTTGGGCTGCGCTTTGCCACAGGGCGGGGATGTGGGCCTCGAGGGGCCTTCATGCAGCTCGTCACGGTGGCCGAGAGCTTCAGCCAGGACCTGGGCTGCGACCACATCCTGGTGATAGACTCTGGGGGCCTCATAGGCGGGGCCCTGGCCTCGGCCGGGGAGAGGTTCGAGCTGGAGGCCTCCCTGGCCACGTTGCTCATGGGGCTGAGCAACGTCACCGTGGTCAGCTTAGCCGAGACCAGGGACATACCACCGGCCATTCTGCACGCGTTTCTGAGGTTGGAAAAAACGGGGCACATGCCCAACTATCAGTTTGTGTACCAGAACGTTCATGACGCGTGTGCCCCCGGCCCCAGGCCGAGAGAGAGGAGGCTGCTCCTGGATCCGCCCGGTGACGTGAGCAGAGCCGTTGCGCAAATGGAGAAACAGGGCGGCGGCATCCGGACGCTGGCGGACCTGGCCTTTTGTGACCCCGAGAAGCAGCATATCTGGTACATCCCTGGCCTGTGGCACGGGGTGCCCCCCATGGCCGCGGTGAGCTTGGGGTACAGCGAGGCCATTTTTGAGTTAAAGAGATGCTTGTTGGAAAACATCAGGAATGGCCTGTCCAATCAGAACAAAAACATCCAGCAGCTCATTGAGCTGGTCAGACGGCTCTGA